From a region of the Hippopotamus amphibius kiboko isolate mHipAmp2 chromosome 3, mHipAmp2.hap2, whole genome shotgun sequence genome:
- the LOC130850196 gene encoding olfactory receptor 1S1-like has product MHQGNQTSISEFLLLGLSNKPEQQKLLFVLFLGMYLVTVVGNGLIILAIGLDSYLHTPMYLFLANLSFADISSISTSVPKMLMNIQTKSQSISYESCITQNYFATMFVIIDNFLLGVMAYDRFAAICHPLNYTTIMEPRLCILLTVIPWVLGNLVALTHTLLLLRLVFCDSNALPHFFCDLSPLLKLSCSDTMINELVLFVLGLSVITFPFALILFSYVCIIRAVLRLSSTEGMWKAFSTCGSHLTVVLLFYGTIVGVYFFPSSTDPDNRDKIGAVLFTVVTPMMNPFIYSLRNKDMKGALTKLIHRKKWFSL; this is encoded by the coding sequence ATGCATCAAGGAAACCAAACGAGCATCTCTGAATTCCTCCTCCTGGGACTCTCCAACAAGCCTGAGCAGCAGAAGCTCCTCTTTGTGCTTTTCCTGGGTATGTACTTGGTCACTGTGGTTGGGAATGGGCTCATCATTCTGGCCATCGGCTTGGATTCTTACCTTCACACCCCCATGTACCTCTTCCTTGCCAACCTATCCTTTGCTGATATTTCCTCCATTTCCACCTCGGTCCCCAAAATGCTGATGAATATTCAGACCAAGAGTCAGTCCATCTCCTATGAGAGCTGCATCACACAGAATTACTTTGCTACAATGTTTGTCATCATTGATAATTTCCTTTTGGGGGTTATGGCCTACGACCGTTTTGCGGCTATCTGCCACCCTCTGAACTACACAACCATCATGGAACCCAGGCTCTGCATTTTACTCACAGTCATCCCATGGGTCCTCGGTAACCTTGTTGCCCTGACACACACCCTTCTGCTCCTTCGATTGGTCTTCTGTGACAGCAATGCTCTCCCACACTTCTTCTGCGACTTGTCCCCTCTGCTCAAGCTGTCCTGCTCAGACACAATGATCAATGAGCTTGTGCTCTTTGTCTTGGGCTTATCAGTCATcaccttcccctttgccctcatCCTCTTCTCCTATGTCTGCATCATCAGGGCTGTCCTGAGACTCTCATCCACAGAGGGAATGTggaaagccttctccacctgtggctcTCACCTGACAGTTGTATTACTCTTCTATGGGACCATTGTAGGGGtttacttcttcccttcatcCACTGACCCCGACAACAGAGATAAGATTGGTGCAGTACTGTTCACTGTGGTGACACCCATGAtgaaccccttcatctatagCCTGAGGAACAAGGACATGAAAGGTGCTCTGACAAAACTCATCCATAGGAAAAAATGGTTCTCCCTTTGA
- the LOC130850280 gene encoding olfactory receptor 9Q2-like, whose protein sequence is MAGRNYTAVTEFLFTVFAEHPERGLSLFLVFLGFYLLTLLGNSGMIFLIRKDRRLHTPMYFFLSHLSFADICYSSAIVPQMLAVLLEHGVVISKARCAAQFFLFTFFASMDCYLLAIMAYDRYVAVCRPLLYVTIMTEKARLGLVAGAYVAGFSSAFVRTVTAFTLSFCGNNEINFIFCDLPPLLKLTCGERYTQEVVIIVFAVFVMPACIVVILVSYLFIIVAVMQIRSAGGRAKTFSTCASHLTAVALFFGTLIFMYLRDNSGQSSEADQVVSVLYTVVTPMLNPLIYSLRNKEVKEAVAKSLSQPKASGRP, encoded by the coding sequence ATGGCTGGGAGGAATTACACCGCAGTGACAGAGTTCCTTTTTACTGTGTTCGCTGAGCATCCCGAACGGGGGCTTTCTCTCTTCCTGGTCTTTTTGGGTTTCTATCTACTCACTCTGCTGGGAAACTCAGGGATGATCTTCCTGATCCGCAAAGATCGCCGGctgcacacccccatgtacttcttcctcagccacCTTTCCTTTGCGGACATCTGCTACTCCTCTGCCATCGTGCCCCAGATGCTGGCAGTGCTGCTGGAACACGGCGTAGTCATCTCCAAAGCACGCTGTGCCGCCCAGTTCTTCCTCTTCACCTTCTTTGCTTCCATGGACTGCTACCTCCTGGCaatcatggcctatgaccgctacgtggccGTGTGCCGACCCCTGCTGTATGTCACCATCATGACCGAGAAGGCCCGCTTGGGTTTGGTAGCTGGGGCTTACGTGGCTGGTTTTTCTAGCGCCTTTGTTCGAACGGTCACCGCCTTCACGCTCTCCTTTTGTGGAAACAATGAGATCAACTTTATTTTCTGTGACCTACCCCCTCTGTTAAAACTCACTTGTGGGGAAAGATACACCCAGGAAGTGGTGATTATTGTGTTTGCTGTTTTTGTCATGCCTGCTTGTATAGTGGTCATCTTGGTGTCCTACCTGTTCATCATTGTGGCCGTCATGCAGATCCGCTCTGCGGGGGGCCGGGCCAAAACCTTCTCTACCTGTGCCTCCCACCTCACTGCTGTCGCTCTCTTCTTTGGGACCCTCATCTTCATGTACCTGAGAGATAATTCAGGCCAGTCCTCAGAGGCAGACCAAGTGGTGTCTGTGCTCTACACGGTGGTGACCCCAATGCTGAACCCCctcatctacagcctgaggaatAAGGAGGTCAAGGAGGCTGTGGCGAAATCCCTGAGCCAACCAAAGGCTTCTGGAAGGCCCTAG
- the LOC130850275 gene encoding olfactory receptor 9Q1-like produces MAGKNLTFVPAFLLVAFTDHPEQALTLFLLFLFIYLITLLGNVAIIILIRVDRRLHTPMYFLLSHLSFMDVCFSSVTAPQMMVVLLEHGAVLSCTRCAAQFFLFTFFGSVDCYLLAIMAYDRYVAVCRPLLYVTIMTQKVRMGFVGGAYGAGVFSALVRTVSAFKLSFCGTNEIDFIFCDLPPLLKMTCGDSYTQEVVIIVSAIFVIPACMVVILVSYLLIILAIVKIPSAGGRAKTFSMCASYLTAVSLFFGTLIFMYLREDSGQSLEEDRVVSVFYTAVSPMLNPLIYSLRNREMKEALRKTLNRVTLS; encoded by the coding sequence ATGGCAGGGAAGAATCTCACCTTCGTTCCCGCATTCCTCCTCGTCGCATTCACTGACCATCCTGAACAGGCACTGActctcttccttctgtttctatttatctatctcaTCACGCTGTTGGGGAACGTGGCCATTATCATCCTGATCCGCGTGGACCGCCggctccacacccccatgtacttcctTCTGAGTCACCTCTCTTTCATGGACGTCTGCTTCTCGTCCGTCACTGCACCTCAGATGATGGTCGTGTTGCTGGAGCACGGGGCTGTTCTATCCTGCACTCGCTGTGCCGCCCAGTTCTTCCTCTTCACCTTCTTTGGCTCAGTTGACTGCTACCTCCTGGCgatcatggcctatgaccgctacgtggccGTGTGCCGACCCCTGCTTTATGTCACCATCATGACGCAGAAGGTCCGGATGGGTTTTGTGGGAGGGGCTTACGGTGCTGGTGTCTTCAGCGCCTTGGTGCGGACGGTCTCAGCTTTCAAGCTCTCCTTTTGTGGAACCAATGAGATCGACTTCATTTTCTGTGACCTCCCTCCTCTCTTAAAGATGACCTGTGGGGACAGCTACACTCAGGAAGTGGTAATTATTGTATCTGCCATTTTTGTCATCCCTGCCTGCATGGTGGTGATTTTGGTGTCCTACCTGCTTATCATCTTGGCCATTGTGAAGATACCCTCCGCAGGAGGCAGGGCCAAGACCTTCTCCATGTGCGCCTCCTACCTCACTGCGGTGTCGCTCTTCTTTGGGACCCTCATCTTCATGTATCTGAGAGAGGACTCTGGCCAGTCCTTGGAGGAGGACCGGGTGGTGTCTGTGTTCTACACAGCAGTGAGTCCCATGTTGAACCCTCTCATCTACAGCTTGAGGAACAGGGAAATGAAGGAGGCCCTGAGGAAAACTCTCAACAGAGTCACCTTGTCCTAA